The genomic window CTCGGCGGCCTGACCGTGCTGCGCCGCCTGGTGGAGCGGCATCCCGACCAGCCCTACATCTACCTGGGCGACACCGCCAGGGTGCCCTATGGCGAGCGCTCCAGGGGGGAGATCCGCTCGATTGCCGCCGAGGTGGTGAGCTGGCTGCAGCTGCAGTCGGTCGATGTGGTGCTGATGGCCTGCAACACCACCCATGCCCTGGCCCTTGATGTGGTGGAGGCCATTGCCGGCCGCGAGGTGCCGGTGCTGGGTCTGATCGACAGTGCTGCCACCGTGGTGCAGGGGGAACGGGTGGGCGTGCTGGCCACGCCGGCCACCGCAGCCAGCGGCGCCTATGGACGCGCCCTGCGCGCCGTGCGTCCGTTCATCAAGGTGGTGGAAGTGGGCTGCCCCGCCTTCGTGCCCCTGATCGAGCGGGGTGATCTCACCGACCCGCAGCTGCGCGAGGCGGCCCACACTTATCTGAAGCCCCTGCTGGCCGCCGATGTGGACACCGTTGTGCTTGGCTGCA from Synechococcus sp. MW101C3 includes these protein-coding regions:
- the murI gene encoding glutamate racemase, which gives rise to MSKRRIGLLDSGLGGLTVLRRLVERHPDQPYIYLGDTARVPYGERSRGEIRSIAAEVVSWLQLQSVDVVLMACNTTHALALDVVEAIAGREVPVLGLIDSAATVVQGERVGVLATPATAASGAYGRALRAVRPFIKVVEVGCPAFVPLIERGDLTDPQLREAAHTYLKPLLAADVDTVVLGCTHYPLLEDLLRELLPQHVVLVDPAEAAVARLSVCIGRTPAPLPQRCGLHPSPALASGSRFCVTGDPEAFARAAMPWLGWRPVVEQVALSAPIQAF